A part of Thermotoga petrophila RKU-1 genomic DNA contains:
- a CDS encoding SLBB domain-containing protein, which translates to MKRVLIFLFLLAAVFSLSYTIRKGDVLRVEVVGYPDLTRNCAVDIEGAITFPYVGRVKVEGLSVDQVTEFLKERLSKSFSDPEVIVSLQQIAPRNVYVSGVVNRVVDMGIEDLSVSELLSLLSVDLSSVDLSKVKVLRDGKVFELDLSSLLWGEAPDKDVVLQEDDQVILPEKSYTEFVKVVGAVAKPGIYPYRREMTLLDAIAAAGGTTQESSGKIIVLSKDQTTEISEKDLYQKNLLLKPGDTVHVQKLDERFAYVVGAVARPGMYTFSREESLTLKNLVAKAGGTSVEDRYIEKVLITRDGKTTEYTPEVLNENVQLNVGDVVEIKKYEETRVYVSGYVSRPGVYEISPKESVTLEKLLSMVGGFKGSVEGVDSIVITRDGSVIELSPSELDFPVKPGDIVNVKEFVPKKAYILGYVRNPGLYTFGKGEAFTLRNLIAKAGGFIDENQVVSVKLSGKEYSPDEIVKIDILLEDGVFVYVEKYTDRFVYMVGDNTARNGRMSFAKDEPFTLSTALKKYGIEDFSLVKSLSLLRDGEEKIFDPKKILTEDVSLKTGDTVLVKTVQAKRVYFTGDVYGYVDFTKDEDITLEKALARFGKIQKKYIAGLKVHSNGKVQELTEVADLPLEDGAVVEVDVKEAVRVYVDGFVKVPQMVVFEPDEPVLLDRAIVKAGGYKEDALFEAGDVVVLRDGGEINVPENQLSSFELKDGDLVYVKYTERPHVYVFGEGITNTLVTFRDEETPTLRNVLGKVWGIKSTGSRKIVVVSPSGEKKEVDYEDVINTGGPVLESGSVVFVPLETENFAYVVGEVARPGAYELKGDVTLLKLIAQAGGLSNWALKTKVILRRGENETAYDFTNMDEVQKVKIEPGDVVYVPPVETNYVYVLGNVRTPGIVKVDRYSTVFDVVMRAGGFTDRAATGRIFLFKGGPQGEVTVCDLSGVLSGKGGGVNPNVAPGDVVFVPDNPLIQVTEALSIVNTILNTISNVRDFMGW; encoded by the coding sequence ATGAAAAGAGTGCTGATCTTTCTGTTTCTCTTAGCTGCGGTGTTTTCTCTATCTTACACCATAAGAAAGGGAGACGTTCTGAGAGTAGAAGTGGTGGGATACCCGGACCTGACGAGAAATTGCGCGGTGGACATAGAAGGAGCGATCACTTTTCCGTACGTGGGACGTGTGAAGGTGGAAGGCCTCAGTGTGGACCAGGTGACAGAGTTTCTCAAAGAGAGGCTCTCCAAGAGTTTTTCTGATCCTGAGGTGATCGTGTCTCTTCAGCAGATCGCACCAAGGAACGTCTACGTCTCCGGTGTTGTGAACAGAGTGGTGGACATGGGAATAGAAGATCTCAGCGTTTCTGAGCTTCTCTCTCTTCTCTCTGTGGATCTTTCCTCCGTTGACCTTTCGAAGGTGAAGGTCCTCAGGGATGGGAAGGTCTTTGAACTGGATCTCTCCTCGCTTCTCTGGGGAGAAGCTCCCGATAAGGACGTGGTGCTCCAGGAAGACGATCAGGTGATACTTCCAGAAAAGAGCTACACGGAGTTCGTGAAGGTCGTTGGGGCTGTGGCAAAGCCCGGGATCTACCCCTACAGAAGAGAGATGACCCTGCTCGACGCCATCGCGGCAGCGGGTGGCACCACGCAGGAGAGTTCAGGAAAGATAATCGTCCTCTCGAAGGACCAAACGACCGAGATATCTGAGAAAGATCTCTATCAAAAGAACCTTCTTCTGAAGCCGGGAGATACGGTGCACGTTCAAAAGCTCGACGAGAGGTTCGCTTACGTTGTGGGAGCGGTGGCAAGACCGGGGATGTACACCTTCTCCAGAGAAGAGTCTCTCACACTCAAGAATCTCGTGGCGAAGGCCGGTGGCACCTCCGTTGAGGACAGGTACATAGAAAAGGTTCTGATCACAAGGGATGGAAAGACCACCGAGTACACACCGGAAGTGCTGAACGAAAACGTTCAGCTGAATGTCGGAGATGTCGTTGAGATAAAGAAGTACGAAGAAACGAGGGTTTACGTATCTGGATACGTCTCAAGACCCGGTGTTTACGAGATCTCCCCGAAAGAGTCGGTGACCTTAGAAAAGCTCCTCTCGATGGTGGGAGGGTTCAAGGGAAGTGTGGAGGGAGTCGATTCGATCGTCATCACAAGAGATGGGAGTGTCATAGAGCTCTCACCAAGCGAGCTGGACTTTCCGGTGAAACCGGGTGACATTGTGAACGTGAAGGAGTTCGTTCCGAAGAAGGCCTACATCCTCGGATACGTGAGAAATCCTGGACTTTACACCTTTGGAAAGGGCGAGGCGTTCACACTGAGAAACCTCATAGCGAAGGCCGGTGGTTTCATCGATGAAAATCAGGTTGTCTCCGTGAAACTGTCTGGAAAGGAATACTCGCCGGATGAGATCGTGAAGATCGATATCCTGCTCGAAGATGGCGTGTTCGTCTACGTGGAGAAGTACACGGACAGGTTCGTTTACATGGTGGGAGACAATACCGCGAGGAACGGAAGGATGAGCTTTGCAAAAGACGAACCGTTCACTCTCTCGACGGCCCTGAAGAAGTACGGTATCGAGGATTTCTCTCTTGTGAAGAGTCTTTCACTTTTGAGAGACGGCGAGGAGAAGATCTTTGATCCGAAGAAGATATTGACGGAGGATGTTTCCCTCAAGACCGGTGACACGGTTCTCGTGAAGACCGTTCAGGCGAAAAGGGTCTATTTCACCGGAGACGTGTACGGATACGTCGATTTCACTAAGGACGAAGACATCACGCTCGAAAAGGCCCTCGCAAGGTTTGGAAAGATACAGAAGAAGTACATCGCGGGATTGAAGGTTCACTCAAACGGAAAAGTGCAGGAGCTGACGGAAGTTGCCGATCTTCCGCTCGAAGACGGCGCAGTTGTCGAGGTGGACGTGAAAGAGGCCGTCAGGGTGTATGTGGACGGCTTCGTGAAAGTTCCTCAGATGGTTGTCTTTGAGCCCGATGAACCGGTACTCCTGGACAGGGCCATTGTGAAAGCCGGAGGATACAAAGAAGACGCTCTCTTCGAAGCGGGAGACGTCGTTGTTCTGAGGGACGGCGGTGAGATCAACGTTCCCGAAAACCAGCTGAGTTCGTTCGAGCTGAAGGACGGCGACCTCGTGTACGTGAAGTACACCGAAAGACCACACGTTTACGTCTTCGGAGAAGGTATCACGAACACGCTTGTGACCTTCAGGGACGAAGAGACGCCTACACTCAGGAACGTTCTGGGCAAGGTGTGGGGCATAAAGAGCACAGGATCGAGAAAGATCGTCGTTGTGAGTCCATCGGGAGAGAAGAAAGAAGTGGACTATGAAGACGTGATCAACACGGGCGGTCCTGTTCTCGAGAGTGGAAGCGTGGTCTTCGTGCCTCTCGAGACGGAGAACTTCGCCTACGTTGTGGGAGAGGTGGCAAGGCCCGGTGCGTACGAACTCAAAGGAGATGTGACACTTCTCAAACTCATCGCACAGGCCGGGGGCTTGAGCAACTGGGCGCTGAAGACGAAGGTGATCTTGAGAAGGGGAGAAAACGAGACAGCCTACGACTTCACGAACATGGACGAGGTGCAGAAAGTAAAGATAGAGCCGGGGGACGTGGTGTACGTGCCACCCGTTGAGACGAACTACGTGTACGTGCTCGGTAATGTGAGAACACCAGGTATCGTGAAGGTAGACAGGTACTCGACGGTGTTCGATGTGGTGATGAGGGCCGGTGGGTTCACAGACAGGGCCGCCACGGGAAGGATATTCCTCTTCAAAGGAGGGCCTCAGGGAGAGGTCACCGTCTGCGATCTCTCCGGAGTTCTCTCTGGAAAGGGTGGAGGAGTGAACCCGAACGTCGCGCCGGGTGATGTGGTCTTCGTTCCCGACAACCCGCTCATACAGGTGACAGAAGCGCTCTCCATAGTGAACACCATCCTGAACACGATAAGCAACGTCAGAGACTTCATGGGGTGGTAA
- a CDS encoding DUF1659 domain-containing protein: MEKALRIVWATGEVDENGNPVTRRQTISVSSNATAQDLANAVNALDSLSSYTYVSAQLVTYETI; encoded by the coding sequence ATGGAAAAGGCCCTCAGGATCGTGTGGGCAACAGGTGAAGTGGACGAAAACGGAAACCCTGTGACGAGAAGACAGACCATCTCCGTCAGTTCAAACGCGACGGCACAGGACCTTGCAAATGCGGTGAACGCCCTCGATTCTCTCTCGAGCTACACCTACGTTTCCGCCCAGCTCGTCACGTACGAAACCATATGA
- a CDS encoding DUF2922 domain-containing protein: protein MKRLYMDFYNEAEGKRRRIIVNSPADGLTADQVQAAMQTLLDSKVLEGYTIDRAVIVETNSNEFFDLIQ from the coding sequence ATGAAGAGATTGTACATGGATTTCTACAACGAGGCAGAGGGAAAGAGAAGGAGAATCATAGTGAACAGTCCAGCTGACGGTCTCACAGCTGATCAGGTTCAGGCAGCCATGCAGACGCTTCTGGACTCAAAAGTCCTGGAAGGCTACACGATCGATAGAGCAGTGATAGTTGAAACCAACTCCAACGAATTCTTCGATCTCATCCAGTGA
- a CDS encoding sigma factor produces MPDHIRRKLENTKDEDLSIDLLFQKYEPDLKKKAGHFFKKFGYKFISYEDLYQTICYLFCYAHKLWDKDKGEFEPYFRCIVNRKMNDIVAGKTPPRCCDYPFNVLKPEYLKEPCYPEDLDDEKIEN; encoded by the coding sequence ATGCCTGATCACATCAGAAGAAAACTCGAGAACACAAAGGACGAAGATCTCTCCATCGATTTGCTTTTTCAAAAATACGAACCAGATCTGAAGAAGAAGGCAGGACATTTCTTCAAGAAGTTCGGATACAAGTTCATTTCCTACGAAGACCTCTACCAGACGATCTGTTATCTGTTTTGTTACGCGCACAAACTGTGGGACAAAGACAAAGGAGAGTTCGAACCCTACTTCAGATGCATTGTAAACAGGAAGATGAACGACATCGTAGCAGGGAAAACACCTCCTCGCTGTTGCGATTATCCTTTCAACGTGCTCAAACCTGAGTATCTCAAAGAGCCGTGTTATCCAGAAGACCTCGACGACGAAAAGATCGAAAACTGA
- a CDS encoding glycoside hydrolase family 73 protein — translation MKEEFLKRFSETAFLLGKLTGMDPKILLAQSALETGWGRHTVGNNLFGIKKLSWLEGGIEAETKEFDGVKTIDMFQTFVSPENSMIAYLILIKECYNKAWECRKEPERYFELLQKFGYATDPSYAEKCIGVYRCF, via the coding sequence ATGAAAGAGGAATTTCTCAAAAGGTTCAGCGAGACCGCCTTTCTTCTGGGAAAGCTCACCGGGATGGATCCGAAGATACTCCTTGCCCAGTCCGCCCTCGAAACCGGCTGGGGAAGACACACGGTGGGAAACAACCTTTTTGGCATAAAGAAACTTTCCTGGCTCGAAGGAGGAATCGAAGCAGAAACAAAAGAATTCGATGGAGTGAAAACGATCGATATGTTTCAAACTTTTGTCAGTCCAGAAAACAGTATGATCGCCTACTTGATTCTTATCAAAGAGTGTTATAATAAGGCTTGGGAGTGTAGAAAGGAACCAGAGAGATACTTCGAACTTCTTCAAAAATTCGGGTACGCGACAGATCCATCGTACGCGGAAAAGTGCATAGGAGTGTACAGGTGTTTCTGA
- a CDS encoding sugar transferase, producing the protein MNGLILVDFLAVFTFNLLFFNWYLGLLFTASLTLSFFAFRLYDTESLQSYNEQLIRTIAGTMAGFIIVLMFYPLLENEINRHHLFGNFLFSVTGVPVLNVLVHRLIKEKLPVKRYLVLGRREEIEPVLKEIEEKSLGRYRFVEYINPSAETVKAKQKLYDAVLLADPRFEHILEKVHVENLEYLPNLVEKTLKRIPLVVMEKFREYYEVAFSNVKDDSPAKRILDVAVSLVALTVFSPIMLIVAIIIYLEDGLPVVFKQERVGKDEKPFIIYKLRSLRKGEIDPNNPNKAIDERPLKVGKIIRKLRIDESPQFLNVLKGDMSVVGPRPEMVEFHNMMKEQIPFYCKRLIVKPGITGWAQLCYKHTSTLEDYRVKTEYDLWYVKNRNIFLDLRIILQTLEAVLWRRGAK; encoded by the coding sequence TTGAACGGGTTAATCCTCGTGGATTTTCTGGCGGTTTTTACATTCAACCTCCTCTTTTTTAACTGGTATTTGGGCCTCCTGTTCACTGCAAGCTTGACCCTCTCTTTTTTTGCCTTCAGACTCTATGACACGGAAAGTCTTCAAAGTTACAACGAACAATTGATAAGAACCATCGCTGGAACGATGGCGGGTTTCATCATCGTGTTGATGTTCTATCCTTTGCTTGAAAACGAAATAAACAGACACCATTTATTCGGGAACTTCCTGTTCTCCGTGACAGGGGTTCCCGTTTTAAACGTTCTGGTGCACAGACTTATCAAAGAGAAACTGCCCGTGAAGAGATATCTCGTTCTGGGAAGAAGAGAAGAGATAGAACCCGTTCTGAAAGAGATCGAGGAAAAATCCCTTGGAAGATACAGATTCGTTGAGTACATCAATCCCTCCGCCGAGACGGTGAAGGCAAAGCAAAAACTCTACGATGCCGTTCTCCTCGCAGATCCTCGGTTCGAACACATCTTAGAGAAAGTCCACGTCGAGAATCTGGAATACCTTCCAAATCTTGTGGAAAAGACCCTCAAGAGAATTCCCCTCGTGGTCATGGAAAAGTTCAGGGAGTACTACGAAGTTGCCTTCAGCAACGTAAAAGACGACTCACCCGCAAAGAGAATACTCGATGTTGCTGTTTCACTTGTTGCGCTCACTGTCTTTTCGCCGATCATGCTGATCGTTGCTATAATAATATACCTGGAAGATGGACTGCCGGTGGTTTTCAAGCAGGAGAGGGTGGGGAAAGATGAAAAACCATTCATTATCTACAAACTGCGCTCCCTGAGGAAAGGGGAAATTGATCCGAACAATCCAAACAAAGCAATCGATGAGAGACCTTTGAAAGTAGGAAAAATCATTAGAAAACTCAGAATAGACGAATCTCCTCAGTTTTTGAACGTTTTAAAAGGTGATATGAGTGTGGTGGGTCCCCGTCCTGAGATGGTGGAGTTTCACAATATGATGAAGGAGCAAATTCCTTTCTATTGCAAAAGATTAATCGTCAAACCGGGTATCACAGGATGGGCTCAACTTTGCTACAAACACACTTCGACACTCGAAGATTACAGGGTGAAAACCGAATACGACCTCTGGTACGTGAAAAACAGAAACATCTTTCTGGATCTGAGAATAATTCTTCAAACACTGGAGGCTGTGCTATGGAGGAGAGGGGCGAAGTGA
- a CDS encoding glycosyltransferase has product MEERGEVRKKILHIITRSDWTGAQKVLYGIVYGLKENYSDQFEVEVAAGKENGMLFEELDKVGVKYHVVENLVREINPVKDLKAYFEIKKLIKQGNYDIVHAHSSKAGFLARIAAKKCGVKKVIYTYHGFWGIEQYRGIKKSLLIWAERFAARYSDYLVFLCNREKEKAEKYRIGNPSQYVIIPNAILPIGNIQKGKLRRELGIPDHVKIVGNVARLDRPKNPMRFLQVAEKVVQERDDVIFVWIGGSIVEDFYAKQVQQYLDERPWLKEKVKILGFRKDAIELMADFDVFLLTSDNEGMPLVVLEAQQLGIPVVSTDVGCVGEMIDSVYSKKEDLALNLLKILNENDYVSHRYKEIYDRFIENHISIYRK; this is encoded by the coding sequence ATGGAGGAGAGGGGCGAAGTGAGGAAAAAGATCTTACATATCATAACGCGTTCAGATTGGACAGGTGCACAAAAGGTTCTGTACGGAATTGTTTATGGTCTTAAAGAAAATTATTCAGATCAATTCGAAGTTGAAGTTGCAGCTGGAAAGGAAAATGGAATGTTATTTGAAGAGCTGGACAAAGTAGGTGTCAAGTATCATGTGGTAGAAAATCTCGTCCGTGAGATAAATCCGGTAAAGGATTTGAAAGCGTACTTTGAGATAAAAAAACTCATAAAGCAGGGAAATTACGACATTGTCCATGCTCATTCTTCAAAAGCAGGTTTTCTGGCTCGAATTGCGGCGAAAAAGTGTGGAGTGAAAAAGGTCATCTATACATACCATGGTTTCTGGGGAATAGAGCAGTACAGGGGTATTAAGAAGAGTCTCCTCATCTGGGCAGAACGATTCGCGGCGAGATACTCCGATTATCTCGTATTTCTTTGTAACAGAGAGAAAGAGAAAGCTGAAAAATACAGAATCGGGAATCCTTCCCAATACGTGATAATTCCAAACGCGATACTGCCAATTGGTAACATTCAGAAAGGGAAACTGAGAAGAGAGCTTGGAATACCAGATCACGTAAAAATTGTTGGAAACGTAGCAAGGCTTGATAGACCAAAAAATCCTATGCGATTTCTCCAAGTCGCAGAAAAGGTTGTTCAGGAAAGAGATGACGTGATATTTGTATGGATAGGTGGAAGTATAGTTGAAGACTTCTACGCCAAGCAAGTTCAGCAGTATCTTGATGAAAGACCTTGGTTGAAAGAAAAGGTAAAAATCCTTGGCTTCAGAAAAGATGCGATAGAACTGATGGCGGATTTTGATGTGTTTTTGTTGACTTCTGACAATGAAGGAATGCCGCTTGTTGTTCTTGAAGCGCAACAGCTTGGAATACCTGTGGTGAGCACAGATGTAGGGTGTGTGGGAGAGATGATAGACAGCGTTTATTCAAAAAAAGAGGATCTTGCATTAAATCTCCTCAAGATACTGAATGAAAACGACTATGTAAGTCATAGATATAAAGAGATATACGACAGGTTCATAGAAAATCATATATCGATCTATAGGAAGTGA
- a CDS encoding EpsG family protein, whose translation MFWYIFIFLVIASTLFLSYQYKFDRKTSVTVRSLLFILLVLFIGLRHEVGGDWFGYLDWFRRVSSGGLTLSFEDIFLKDFGYNLFNWLSSKIGWGIYGVNLLCASIFLIGLFAFLDYLGNDRGFYLGLLVSYPYLIMVVANGYTRQSVALGLIMLSYSLFLKERYMSSFLCQMLAFFFHKTSAIGFIIFLFHRKTLKWILPLILAILAIAFSFFGQLFVRYYALYVENPMYSEGGTIRAVMNLVPALIFIVLFRYFERRYPDSKFWLIISVIVLILSIPSILKFTFADRLLLYFSMIQPLVFVRLEYVLKEIEVKAMLFISIIFVYCLAMTVWLLFAKHAPYWIPYKNLILKLLE comes from the coding sequence ATGTTCTGGTACATTTTTATTTTTCTTGTCATAGCTTCAACATTATTCCTGAGCTATCAATATAAGTTTGATAGAAAAACGAGCGTAACTGTAAGATCGCTTCTCTTTATTCTTCTGGTTCTCTTTATAGGTTTGAGACATGAGGTTGGAGGTGACTGGTTTGGTTATTTAGATTGGTTCCGAAGGGTTTCTTCTGGTGGTTTGACATTGTCTTTTGAAGATATATTCCTCAAGGATTTTGGTTATAACCTTTTCAACTGGCTATCATCAAAAATTGGATGGGGAATCTACGGGGTTAATCTGCTCTGTGCTTCTATTTTCTTGATAGGTTTGTTTGCCTTCCTTGATTATCTGGGAAACGACCGAGGATTCTATCTGGGCCTTCTGGTTTCTTATCCATATCTGATAATGGTTGTGGCAAACGGGTACACAAGACAATCGGTGGCGCTTGGATTGATCATGCTGTCATATTCACTGTTTTTGAAAGAAAGGTATATGTCCTCCTTCCTCTGCCAAATGTTGGCTTTTTTCTTTCATAAGACATCTGCGATTGGCTTCATAATTTTTCTATTTCATAGAAAAACACTAAAATGGATTCTGCCACTAATTCTGGCGATTCTTGCAATTGCCTTCAGTTTTTTCGGGCAACTTTTCGTCAGGTACTATGCATTATATGTGGAAAATCCCATGTACTCAGAGGGCGGTACAATAAGGGCTGTAATGAACCTGGTACCGGCTTTGATTTTTATAGTCCTGTTTAGATACTTTGAAAGAAGATATCCCGACAGCAAGTTCTGGCTGATAATATCTGTTATAGTGTTGATACTATCCATACCAAGTATCCTGAAATTTACATTTGCCGATAGACTTTTACTGTATTTCTCCATGATACAGCCCCTTGTTTTTGTACGTCTAGAATACGTTTTAAAAGAGATTGAGGTTAAGGCTATGTTGTTTATCAGTATTATCTTTGTATACTGCCTGGCAATGACTGTATGGTTACTATTTGCTAAGCACGCTCCGTACTGGATACCTTATAAAAATCTTATTTTAAAGCTATTAGAATAA
- a CDS encoding glycosyltransferase has translation MIYISTFEDLEFTPGVRKKIYSQSRWFAHYTGENTHIILTKNRATFWQVLTAGKDILFSEKLFDVNGIFEKSRYYRKLLGVLPRLTADSSLRFKVAYTRTVVYDKHLLNLLTALKKEGFKIVLEIPTPAFVKEYINSFPKGWYKLFNFLLYHKKIYRLADLIVSIGEMSPVLKGLEDKVLVIGNGIDLNEIPVIDPPKFEKELHLIGVANVAYWHGYDRVIKGLWEYYRKTPGKKVYFHIVGDGPELPRLRKLTKKLELEEYVVFHGPKHGEELDKMFEKMHVGIGALGNHRKKLLTTSELKIREYCARGIPFVSASYDPDFPEDFPFLLRIPSDESPVDIQKVISFYEELKKTHPDYPLLMRKYAEEHLSWEIKMKPLVERIMEMR, from the coding sequence ATGATCTATATTTCCACATTCGAAGATCTGGAATTTACACCGGGAGTTCGAAAGAAAATTTACTCACAATCACGATGGTTTGCCCATTACACTGGCGAAAACACGCATATCATTCTCACGAAGAATCGAGCCACGTTCTGGCAGGTGCTGACGGCCGGTAAAGATATTCTGTTTTCAGAAAAGCTTTTCGATGTCAACGGCATCTTCGAAAAGAGCCGTTATTACAGAAAACTCCTCGGTGTTCTTCCGAGGTTAACCGCTGACAGTTCTTTGCGGTTCAAGGTTGCTTACACAAGGACAGTGGTTTACGATAAACACCTTCTCAATCTTCTGACAGCTTTGAAGAAGGAAGGCTTTAAGATCGTTCTGGAAATACCGACGCCAGCATTTGTAAAAGAGTACATCAACAGCTTTCCAAAAGGCTGGTACAAACTCTTCAATTTCCTGCTCTACCACAAAAAGATATACAGGCTTGCCGATTTAATAGTTTCAATAGGTGAAATGTCTCCCGTTTTGAAGGGATTAGAAGATAAGGTACTTGTGATAGGAAACGGTATTGATCTTAACGAAATTCCCGTGATCGATCCTCCAAAGTTTGAGAAAGAATTACATCTAATAGGTGTTGCCAACGTTGCATATTGGCACGGCTACGATCGAGTGATAAAAGGGCTTTGGGAGTATTACAGGAAAACCCCTGGAAAGAAGGTGTACTTTCACATCGTAGGTGACGGACCGGAACTTCCCAGGCTGAGAAAACTCACCAAAAAACTGGAACTGGAAGAGTACGTTGTTTTCCATGGACCAAAGCACGGTGAAGAATTAGATAAGATGTTCGAGAAAATGCATGTTGGTATTGGTGCTCTGGGAAACCATAGAAAAAAACTATTGACAACTTCAGAACTGAAAATTAGAGAATACTGTGCGAGAGGCATTCCATTCGTCTCTGCAAGTTACGATCCTGATTTTCCCGAAGATTTTCCATTCTTGCTGAGAATTCCTTCGGATGAGTCACCCGTTGATATCCAGAAAGTGATATCCTTCTACGAAGAGTTGAAAAAGACACATCCTGACTATCCTCTTTTGATGAGAAAATACGCGGAAGAGCACCTCAGTTGGGAAATCAAAATGAAACCACTTGTTGAAAGGATCATGGAGATGAGGTGA
- the wecB gene encoding non-hydrolyzing UDP-N-acetylglucosamine 2-epimerase, protein MKVLSLVGARPQIIKEAVLHRRFKEKGIKEVLVHSGQHYDYNMSDVFFEILQIRKPDYNLNVGSGTHGEMTGKIMIEFEKVLLKEKPDLVLVYGDTNTTLAGALVAAKLKIPVAHVEAGLRQHPKDMPEEINRIVTDRVSQILFCPSKLAVKNLEREGITEGVYFVGDVMYDLFLKMEDRFRYDVFEKLGLKENEFILVTLHRDFNVDDPVKLRKILEQLKRISREKKVVFPIHPRTKNRVKEFGLENLLEGMVVIDPVDYLNLMGLVKRCWKVVTDSGGLQKEAYFAGKRAIVIMPDTGWRELVEAGWNKLASEENLFDVTMEEDCSEYPSGLYGDGNAAGKIVEVIEEWFRSLRGIH, encoded by the coding sequence ATGAAAGTACTCTCACTGGTTGGTGCAAGGCCTCAGATCATAAAAGAGGCGGTGCTTCACAGAAGGTTCAAAGAAAAGGGGATCAAAGAAGTTCTTGTTCACTCCGGACAGCACTACGACTACAACATGTCTGACGTGTTCTTTGAGATCCTTCAAATCAGAAAGCCAGACTACAACCTCAACGTGGGATCCGGAACCCACGGTGAAATGACCGGAAAGATCATGATAGAGTTCGAAAAGGTCCTTTTGAAGGAAAAACCTGATCTTGTTCTGGTTTACGGTGACACCAACACAACCCTTGCTGGTGCGCTCGTGGCTGCAAAACTCAAAATACCTGTTGCCCACGTTGAAGCGGGTTTGAGGCAACATCCCAAAGACATGCCCGAGGAGATAAACAGGATCGTCACAGATCGAGTCTCTCAGATTCTTTTCTGTCCAAGCAAACTCGCGGTGAAGAATCTCGAGAGAGAAGGAATCACAGAAGGAGTTTACTTTGTGGGGGATGTGATGTACGATCTTTTCCTTAAAATGGAGGATAGATTCAGATACGATGTGTTCGAAAAGCTGGGGCTGAAAGAGAACGAATTCATTCTCGTTACTCTCCACAGGGATTTCAACGTGGACGATCCAGTGAAGCTGAGAAAGATTTTAGAGCAACTCAAAAGAATCTCCAGAGAGAAGAAAGTAGTCTTTCCCATCCATCCCAGGACGAAAAATAGAGTGAAGGAATTCGGCCTCGAAAACCTCCTGGAAGGTATGGTTGTGATAGACCCGGTAGATTATCTGAACCTCATGGGACTCGTAAAAAGGTGTTGGAAGGTGGTGACAGACAGCGGTGGTCTTCAGAAAGAAGCGTATTTTGCAGGGAAAAGAGCGATAGTCATAATGCCGGACACGGGATGGAGAGAACTCGTTGAAGCGGGATGGAACAAGCTGGCCAGCGAAGAGAACCTCTTCGACGTGACCATGGAAGAAGACTGTTCAGAATATCCATCAGGACTGTACGGTGACGGAAACGCCGCTGGAAAGATCGTTGAGGTGATAGAGGAATGGTTTCGAAGCCTTCGAGGAATTCATTGA
- a CDS encoding WD40 repeat domain-containing protein gives MIKTLKEHTKIVRSVTFSPNGKYLAVGDICGTVEIWRVL, from the coding sequence TTGATCAAAACGTTGAAAGAGCACACAAAAATCGTGAGATCTGTTACCTTTTCACCGAATGGAAAATACCTGGCTGTAGGTGATATTTGCGGCACCGTTGAGATCTGGCGTGTTTTATAA
- a CDS encoding HEPN domain-containing protein codes for MKGGIDLERSKDWLDAAKDDLEHAKHDLEHGFYNWACFSSQQAAEKAVKAVFQRMGAQAWGYSVPDFLGELSSRFEIPEELMDFALELDKAYIPTRYPDALPSGSPRNRYSRIEAERLVDYVKKIVRFCEDLLSRI; via the coding sequence TTGAAAGGTGGTATTGATCTGGAGAGAAGCAAAGACTGGTTGGATGCGGCAAAAGATGATCTGGAGCATGCAAAACACGATTTGGAGCACGGCTTCTACAACTGGGCATGCTTTTCTTCCCAGCAGGCAGCAGAAAAAGCCGTGAAAGCTGTGTTCCAGAGAATGGGTGCACAGGCATGGGGATATTCTGTACCGGATTTTCTCGGGGAACTCTCCAGCCGTTTTGAAATCCCTGAAGAACTCATGGATTTCGCCCTTGAACTGGACAAAGCCTATATCCCCACCAGGTACCCGGATGCCCTTCCTTCCGGATCTCCCAGAAACAGGTACTCCAGAATTGAAGCCGAAAGGCTGGTGGACTATGTCAAAAAGATTGTCAGGTTCTGCGAAGATCTTCTATCCAGAATATGA